The following are encoded together in the Daucus carota subsp. sativus chromosome 5, DH1 v3.0, whole genome shotgun sequence genome:
- the LOC108222276 gene encoding uncharacterized protein LOC108222276, whose amino-acid sequence MEVDAADTTITAAAATTTTTTTTSAARVQHITKASSDELLSKFAQVGATSNKLALTLVTNKKNKKLQLSSKRQRSIDRSNPDCESPTGVSVADRKLLLPPANKRGAATFIRRLGIGKAKLRSRNINNKSLLGGIEKTWRKTLKGASKILIEKHYNQHKRLISDIA is encoded by the exons ATGGAAGTCGATGCTGCCGATACGACTATTACTGCTGCTGCCGCCACCACGACgactactactactacttctGCTGCAAGAGTCCAGCATATAACAAAGGCGTCTTCCGATGAGCTTCTCAGTAAATTTGCTCAAGTGGGCGCTACTAGTAATAAACTTGCACTTACTCTTGTCACTAACAAGAAGAATAAGAAGTTACAATTGTCCTCGAAACGCCAGAGAAGTATTGATAGATCAAATCCAGATTGCGAAAGCCCCACAGGTGTGAGTGTTGCTGATAGGAAACTACTGCTTCCTCCTGCCAATAAGAGAGGCGCTGCCACTTTCATTCGCCGCCTTGGAATAGGAAAGGCCAAGCTCAGGTCCAGGAATATCAACAACAAGTCCCTTCTAGGAGGCATCGAAAAG ACATGGCGCAAAACTCTGAAAGGCGCTTCAAAGATCCTCATTGAAAAGCATTACAATCAGCACAAGCGCTTAATCAGTGACATTGCTTAG